In Saccharothrix syringae, the following are encoded in one genomic region:
- a CDS encoding DUF4235 domain-containing protein, whose protein sequence is MEARAAGAVTVGKLLYRPLGLLFGVLGGLAASAVFGQVWKLITGTKEAPTATQKDRGWGEVLLAATVQGAIFGLVKAAIDRGGATGYEKIAGEWPGDTDKHDGR, encoded by the coding sequence GTGGAAGCTCGCGCGGCGGGGGCGGTGACCGTGGGCAAGCTGCTCTACCGACCACTGGGCCTGCTGTTCGGCGTGCTGGGCGGGTTGGCCGCCAGCGCGGTGTTCGGCCAGGTGTGGAAGCTCATCACCGGCACGAAGGAGGCCCCCACCGCGACCCAGAAGGACCGCGGCTGGGGCGAGGTGCTGCTGGCCGCGACCGTCCAGGGCGCGATCTTCGGCCTGGTGAAGGCCGCGATCGACCGGGGCGGCGCGACCGGGTACGAGAAGATCGCCGGCGAGTGGCCCGGGGACACCGACAAGCACGACGGCCGCTGA
- a CDS encoding DUF3618 domain-containing protein, which translates to MRDNGPSDPDELRAEVERTRRELGDTVEALAHKADVPGRVKEKAHEGVEKVKETATRANAAVSAAAGKAAAAVGQAADKAGEQASKAGAAAGAAAGSAGVATGEKAGRLGEKAGAVAAQVGERATAVAGQVGEKAGAVGEKAGAVATQVGEKAGVVATRVGERATAVAGQVGERATRAVEQLPPTVQQRVERARRHPAAVAAGAVALLVVLWKLARRGR; encoded by the coding sequence ATGAGGGACAACGGTCCGAGCGACCCGGACGAGCTGCGCGCCGAGGTGGAGCGGACGCGGCGCGAGCTGGGCGACACCGTCGAGGCGCTGGCGCACAAGGCGGACGTGCCGGGCCGGGTCAAGGAGAAGGCGCACGAAGGGGTGGAGAAGGTGAAGGAGACCGCGACGCGGGCGAACGCGGCCGTCTCCGCGGCGGCGGGCAAGGCGGCCGCCGCGGTCGGCCAGGCCGCGGACAAGGCGGGCGAGCAGGCGTCGAAGGCCGGTGCCGCCGCGGGTGCGGCGGCCGGGAGCGCCGGGGTCGCCACCGGTGAGAAGGCCGGCCGGCTGGGCGAGAAGGCGGGCGCGGTCGCGGCGCAGGTCGGCGAGAGGGCCACGGCCGTCGCCGGGCAGGTCGGCGAGAAGGCGGGCGCGGTCGGTGAGAAGGCCGGCGCGGTGGCCACCCAGGTGGGCGAGAAGGCCGGGGTGGTCGCCACCCGGGTGGGTGAGAGGGCCACCGCGGTCGCCGGGCAGGTGGGCGAGCGGGCCACCCGGGCGGTCGAGCAGCTGCCGCCGACCGTGCAGCAGCGCGTGGAGCGGGCCCGCAGGCACCCGGCGGCGGTGGCCGCGGGCGCGGTGGCGCTCCTGGTGGTGCTGTGGAAGCTCGCGCGGCGGGGGCGGTGA
- a CDS encoding phage holin family protein produces MNHVATDREPSTAELVNRLSEQVSRLARDEIRLAVAEMRTKGRRVGTGAGLLGGAGVLAWFGLGAVIAGLVLLLATVWPAWVSAFVVALAVLAVAGVLALAGRKQIDRGTPPVPEEAIAGVKQDIATVSERAHR; encoded by the coding sequence ATGAACCACGTCGCCACCGACCGCGAACCGTCCACCGCCGAACTGGTCAACCGGCTCTCGGAGCAGGTGAGCAGGCTCGCGCGGGACGAGATCCGGCTGGCCGTGGCGGAGATGCGCACGAAGGGCAGGCGCGTCGGCACCGGCGCCGGGCTCCTCGGCGGCGCCGGCGTGCTGGCCTGGTTCGGCCTGGGCGCCGTGATCGCCGGCCTGGTGCTGCTGCTGGCCACGGTGTGGCCCGCGTGGGTCTCGGCGTTCGTCGTCGCCCTGGCCGTGCTCGCCGTCGCGGGCGTGCTCGCACTGGCCGGCCGCAAGCAGATCGACCGCGGTACCCCGCCCGTGCCGGAAGAGGCCATCGCGGGCGTGAAGCAGGACATCGCCACCGTGAGCGAGAGGGCACACCGATGA
- a CDS encoding YihY/virulence factor BrkB family protein yields MATRAPDAPTKLPKRSWWGVLKRTVKEFNDDNLTDWAAALTYYAVLSLFPGILLLTSLLGLLGPNSTQTIVDSLDVLGPGEAKDFIAQGIQNLQQSRASGPLAIVGLVTALWSASGYVGAFMRASNSIYDVEEGRPFWKVIPLRLGLTVGVVVLLALTALGVTLTGGVSRWLGDLIGLGPTFVTVWDIAKWPVLFLLASAAIGLLYWASPNVRQPSFLWITPGGLLAVLVWVAASTGFALYVANFSSYNKTYGSLAGVIVFLVWLWISNLALLLGAELDAELERGRRMETGESSGQDPVAPPRDTRAMDG; encoded by the coding sequence ATGGCGACGCGAGCACCCGACGCACCCACCAAGTTGCCCAAGCGCTCCTGGTGGGGCGTGCTGAAGCGCACGGTGAAGGAGTTCAACGACGACAACCTCACCGACTGGGCCGCCGCCCTGACCTACTACGCCGTGCTGTCGCTGTTCCCCGGGATCCTGCTGCTCACGTCGCTGCTCGGCCTGCTCGGGCCGAACTCCACCCAGACCATTGTGGACAGCCTGGACGTGCTCGGTCCGGGCGAGGCCAAGGACTTCATCGCCCAGGGCATCCAGAACCTCCAGCAGTCGAGGGCCAGCGGGCCGCTCGCGATCGTCGGCCTGGTCACCGCGCTGTGGTCCGCCTCCGGGTACGTGGGCGCGTTCATGCGCGCGTCGAACTCGATCTACGACGTGGAGGAGGGGCGCCCGTTCTGGAAGGTCATCCCGCTGCGGCTGGGGCTGACCGTGGGCGTGGTGGTGCTGCTGGCGCTGACCGCGCTCGGCGTCACGCTCACCGGCGGCGTCTCGCGGTGGCTGGGCGACCTGATCGGGCTGGGGCCCACGTTCGTCACGGTGTGGGACATCGCCAAGTGGCCCGTGCTGTTCCTGCTGGCCAGCGCCGCGATCGGGCTGCTGTACTGGGCGTCGCCGAACGTGCGGCAGCCGAGCTTCCTGTGGATCACGCCGGGCGGCCTGCTGGCCGTGCTGGTGTGGGTGGCCGCGTCGACCGGCTTCGCGCTGTACGTGGCGAACTTCTCCTCGTACAACAAGACCTACGGCTCGCTGGCCGGTGTGATCGTCTTCCTGGTCTGGCTGTGGATCTCGAACCTCGCGCTGCTGCTGGGCGCGGAGCTGGACGCCGAGCTGGAGCGGGGCCGGCGGATGGAGACCGGCGAGTCCAGCGGGCAGGACCCGGTGGCACCGCCGCGCGACACGCGGGCGATGGACGGCTGA
- the trxA gene encoding thioredoxin yields the protein MATVELTAENFDDVVGGSEMVLVDFWASWCGPCRQFAPVYEKSAEKHSDIVFGKVDTEAQQQLAAAFQIRSIPTLMIVRDGVVLYAQPGALPEAALEDLIDQARKVDMDEVHKQVAEQKAEQQS from the coding sequence ATGGCCACCGTGGAGCTGACCGCGGAGAACTTCGACGACGTAGTCGGCGGCTCCGAGATGGTCCTGGTCGACTTCTGGGCGAGCTGGTGCGGCCCGTGCCGCCAGTTCGCCCCGGTCTACGAGAAGTCCGCCGAGAAGCACTCGGACATCGTGTTCGGCAAGGTCGACACCGAGGCGCAGCAGCAGCTCGCCGCGGCGTTCCAGATCCGGTCGATCCCGACCCTGATGATCGTGCGCGACGGCGTCGTGCTCTACGCCCAGCCCGGCGCCCTGCCGGAGGCGGCCCTGGAGGACCTGATCGACCAGGCCCGGAAGGTCGACATGGACGAGGTGCACAAGCAGGTCGCCGAGCAGAAGGCGGAGCAGCAGTCCTGA
- a CDS encoding ABC transporter substrate-binding protein has product MRRTAAVALSLFTLVACGSPAEEQPSAGGGDQPDTAAIVGAVTKDDALAASLPEGIRQAGKLRVGSNVQNPPNNFYAADGKTPVGSEVDLVKAVGAKLGLTVEHQDMAFSSLITSLQAGRIDVTMAAMNDTPERQQAIDFVDYFTSGITIMVQKGNPAGIKGPDDLCGKAVAVNLGSSQETFAKQHRCLSGDPIQVTATDSDTQNQNQLRTGRVAAILNDLPTAVYVARTAGDGEFFEVVDLAPINGGPYGIGVNKNTPELTAAVRKALQALVDDGTYGKILDAWDVEQGAVGKVTVNGR; this is encoded by the coding sequence GTGCGCCGGACCGCAGCGGTTGCCCTGTCCCTGTTCACGCTGGTCGCGTGCGGTTCGCCCGCCGAGGAGCAACCGTCGGCCGGCGGCGGCGACCAGCCCGACACCGCGGCGATCGTGGGGGCGGTGACCAAGGACGACGCCCTGGCCGCGAGCCTGCCCGAGGGCATCCGGCAGGCCGGGAAGCTGCGGGTCGGCTCCAACGTCCAGAACCCGCCCAACAACTTCTACGCCGCCGACGGCAAGACCCCCGTCGGCTCCGAGGTCGACCTGGTCAAGGCCGTCGGCGCCAAGCTCGGCCTGACCGTCGAGCACCAGGACATGGCGTTCAGCTCGCTGATCACCAGCCTCCAGGCGGGCCGGATCGACGTGACCATGGCCGCGATGAACGACACCCCCGAGCGGCAGCAGGCCATCGACTTCGTCGACTACTTCACCTCCGGCATCACGATCATGGTGCAGAAGGGCAACCCGGCGGGCATCAAGGGCCCGGACGACCTGTGCGGCAAGGCCGTCGCGGTCAACCTCGGCTCCAGCCAGGAGACCTTCGCCAAGCAGCACCGGTGCCTGTCCGGCGACCCCATCCAGGTGACCGCCACCGACAGCGACACGCAGAACCAGAACCAGCTGCGCACCGGCCGCGTCGCCGCCATCCTCAACGACCTGCCCACCGCCGTCTACGTGGCCAGGACCGCGGGCGACGGCGAGTTCTTCGAGGTCGTGGACCTGGCCCCGATCAACGGCGGCCCGTACGGCATCGGCGTCAACAAGAACACCCCCGAGCTGACCGCGGCCGTGCGGAAGGCGCTCCAGGCGCTGGTCGACGACGGCACCTACGGCAAGATCCTCGACGCCTGGGACGTCGAGCAGGGCGCGGTCGGGAAGGTGACCGTCAATGGCAGGTGA
- a CDS encoding amino acid ABC transporter permease, whose protein sequence is MAGDEPAPDELVVVPLRHRGRWVGGAVLLAALGALVWALAGAKIDYAAVPGFFTHEIMLRGLVNTVVLAVVAQAGAIVLGVGVALLRRSPNPVARWFAAGYVWLFRGLPVLLQILLWFNLALVFEEISLFGLYEEKTNVLVTAFVAALLGLGLNESAYMAEIVRAGLNSVDHGQVEAAKAIGMTPATALRRVVLPQAMRVIIPPTGNNFINMLKGTSMASVIGFLELVHAANNIASRNLQIMETLLAAAAWYMVVVSVASVGQHFLERAYGKGVAGR, encoded by the coding sequence ATGGCAGGTGACGAACCGGCCCCCGATGAACTGGTGGTCGTCCCGCTGCGCCACCGGGGCCGCTGGGTCGGCGGCGCGGTCCTGCTGGCCGCGCTCGGCGCGCTGGTCTGGGCGCTGGCCGGCGCGAAGATCGACTACGCCGCCGTGCCGGGCTTCTTCACCCACGAGATCATGCTGCGCGGCCTGGTCAACACCGTCGTGCTGGCGGTGGTCGCGCAGGCCGGCGCGATCGTGCTCGGCGTGGGCGTCGCGCTGCTGCGGCGCTCGCCCAACCCGGTCGCCCGCTGGTTCGCCGCCGGGTACGTGTGGCTGTTCCGGGGCCTGCCCGTGCTGCTGCAGATCCTGCTGTGGTTCAACCTGGCCCTGGTGTTCGAGGAGATCTCGCTCTTCGGCCTGTACGAGGAGAAGACCAACGTCCTGGTGACCGCGTTCGTGGCCGCCCTGCTCGGCCTGGGCCTCAACGAGAGCGCCTACATGGCCGAGATCGTGCGGGCCGGCCTGAACAGCGTGGACCACGGCCAGGTCGAGGCGGCCAAGGCCATCGGCATGACCCCGGCCACCGCGCTGCGCCGCGTGGTGCTGCCGCAGGCCATGCGGGTGATCATCCCGCCGACCGGCAACAACTTCATCAACATGCTCAAGGGCACCTCCATGGCGTCGGTCATCGGCTTCCTGGAGCTGGTCCACGCGGCCAACAACATCGCCTCGCGCAACCTCCAGATCATGGAGACGCTGCTGGCCGCGGCCGCCTGGTACATGGTCGTGGTCAGCGTGGCGAGCGTCGGCCAGCACTTCCTGGAACGCGCCTACGGCAAGGGGGTCGCCGGAAGATGA